AATTCTGGCGCCCTAAAGGACTGGAATTTCTACGCATTGTGCAACACAATGCAAGAAATTCTGGCGCCCTTATAAGCTTGGCGTAAGCGCCAGTTTTCTTTAGCTTGCGTTGTACCTAACTTATTTTACTGTTTTGGGGCTATCAGTGTTTCGTCGGCTTTGATCGGCTCCAGGGTATAAAAATGACCCCAGATTTCTTCTTGTTTTTGGCCTTCGATCAGAAACTGTACTGCTTCAATTTCCGGCAGCTGGGTCAAGGTATTGACGACGGAGTAGATGGTCATGGTCTCACCGGCGCTGCCGCCCGGATGTTTGGTTTTAATCTCCCGGCTGAAGTCCACGTAAGCAATGCCGTTGGCTATTTCCAGGGACAAGAGCTTGGTTTCTTTTGGGATAGTGGCCGTCAATCCGGGAGATTCGGGGCCTTGAATTAACTCGGTAATCATTAGCTCGGCTACGGGTTTACCGTTTTTAGGGACTGTTCGTTCTTCGCCTTTTAAATATGTTGCCTGCTCGTCCCCGAAAAAAACTGTGAAGGAAATCGTTTCCCCACCGGGTTTTGAATCAATAGCATGGGGCTCTTGGGATTCTTTTTTTGGGGAATTAAGGCTAGCGCAGCCTGCCAGTATTAATAGCGTAATACAGATAAGCCCAATAACTATAAGCCTTTTACTCATTTTGCTTCTCCTCATTTTGAAATTTTTAGATGTAAACCCAGACCTTCTTTAATCGGTTTGTTAATATTCTAGCATAAGAGCAAAATCTTATAAAGAAAAAGGAAGATTGCACAATGCGGGTAAAACACTCAAGAATGCTGAGAGAAAATAAAACTATAGAATATATGATGCAAATCTACTGTAGTGCACACCATGGAACTAATAACGGGCTATGCCCCCATTGTACCGGACTGCTGAAGTATGCTAGTTTCCGCTTGGGAAAATGCCTCTACCAGGAAAAGAAGCCTACCTGTGCAAAATGCCCTGTTCATTGTTACAAGCCTGGTATGAGGGAAGAGATTAAAGCTGTTATGAGGTTTTCTGGACCCAGGATGCTTTTCAAACATCCTGTTTTAGCTGTACTGCATTTGCTTGACGGTTTCAGGAAAGTGGGAAAATAAAAGCCGGCTAAACCGGCTTTTGTACAGTACTAGGCAATCTTAAAAAACGAAGTAGCTTTTTGCAAGCTTTGGGCTGCTTGCTCAAGCTTTTCGGTGGCAGACATTATTGTTTGCACCGCCGCACTTTGCTCCTCTGCGGAAGCGGTGATTTCCTCGGAACCGGCAGCAGCTTGTTCTATGATCGAGGCAATATTCCCGGTAGCTATTGCAGCCTGCTCTGCTAGGACATCAACCTGTTTAATAGCAGTGGCTATTCCAGCAAACTTGGCTGTTAAATGTTTAATGCTTTCTTCGATTAGGTTAAAACTGCCGGCGGCATGCCGGAGCAGTTTAGCCCCCGCTGCCGTTTCTTGCTCACCGGATAAAATGGAGTTAACTGCTTCTTTTGTTTCAGCCTGCACTTTATGTACCAGTCCGGCAATTTCACTGGCAGCGGCCCTCGACTGCTCCGCCAGCTTTCTCACTTCATCGGCTACTACGGCAAAACCCTTGCCCTGGTCTCCGGCCCTGGCCGCTTCTATAGCTGCATTTAATGCCAAAAGATTTGTTTGTTCGGCAATGCTGGTTATTAATTCGATCATGGAACTGATGCCTTTGGAACTCTCTTCCAGGCGGGTTATAGAGGTTCCGGCCAGTTGCGCAGACTGTACGATGGATTGCATTTGTTTCAGGACTTCATCAAGAGCTTGTTTTCCTTCCTGAGTGCTCTGATTCACGGATACTGCTGTAGTATTTAATTCAGTTATATCTTTGGATATTTCTGAAATGTTCCTGGCCATAGCTTCCACAGCAGCGCTTGTTTCGACAGTTAAGTCTCGTTGCTTCATGCCGTTTTTGGCCATTTCTTCGATAGCAGTTGCCACTTGTTCCGCGCCGGCGCCCACTTCTTTTGTGATAACTCGCAGGTCTTGGCTTACCATCGTAACCTCTTGAGCCCCTTTAATTACACGACTGAAGGCTTCCCTTAGATTCCCCAGCATGCTGTTGAAATTTTCAGCAAGGAGACTTAATTCGTCTTGCGACCACGTAGCTATTTGTAAATTTAAATTTCCTTTGCTGGCTGTAGTTACGTGCTCAACCAGCTGCCTAACCTGTTTTTTGAGAGTACTTGTAATCTGGCTGCTGATAAAGAGGAGCAGCAATGAGATAATTAGCCCGGCTACGGCATTTCTGATTTGCCCTTGCTGGTAATGACGATAGTTTTCTTGCACAGCCTGGGCGGTGTTATTCTCTGCTATCTCTGTCAAAGCGTCAATTTTTTCTCTCGCCTGGGAAAAAGCTGTCTCGCTTTGTTTTGAAAGTAGTATGGCCGTCTGTAAATCTTCAGGTGTGCCTTTTTCAACCAATACCAAGACCTCGTGTAAATTTTTTTCCCAGTCTGCTCTCAGCGCAAAATGTTCTCCAACCAGTTTTTGCTCCTCAGCAGCTGTTTTCAGACCGGCATATTTATTGATCCTCTCTTTGGATTGCTGTAAATTTTCTTCGATTTGTTCCAATTGCTTTTTGCGTTCTTGTATACTGGTACTAAGAAGCAATGTTTTTTCTGCAACACGGGCCTGGTACAAATCACGATCGGCTTGTAACAGCAGTTCAACTTGGTTGAAGTTGATGTCCATCATCTCTTTGGTTTCCGCATTCATGGTTATAGCTGTATGGTAGGAGGAAAACCATAGAATAATTAGCCCAAGAATTGACAGCCCGATTAACAAGTTGAGTTTGGCTGATACTTTAAGTTTTTTGAACATTTTAAAGCCTCCTTTTTGAAAAATTCTGTATATATATGTTTGACAAAATTTAGCAAAAACCTTTTTACCTACCATTTTTAGGTAAAATTTTTACAGAACCTCTGATTATTCGGTACTAGGTTTCTTGGCGGTGGGTCCAGCGCAGGAGTAAAAGCTGCCCAGGAAGGTCGCTGATATCGGAGCTTCTTCCAGGGAATTAAAGGAAAGCGAAAAAGGAACCACAAAAAATCCTGCTTAGAAAGTCAGAAAATTTGCTTTTGCCACAGGTAAGGATAAAATAAGAGGTGGAAAGTGAGAAAACAGGATTAACATCACAGTTGGTGTCGAAAGGTTGAGTTAAAAATTAAAAACATAAGCAAGGAGAGATACTATGGCTGGTTTATTAAGCCCATTACAGATTAAAGGTATGAAATTGTCCAACAGGCTGGTAATGCCGCCCATGGCTACGACTAAAGCTGGGGAAAACGGGGAGGTGAGCCAGGAACTGCTGCATTACTATGACGAAAAGTGCCGCGGAGGTTATCTCGGACTGGTCATCATTGAGCATTCTTTTATCAGTCCTGAGGGTAAGGCTAGTGAAAGGCAGCTGAGCGTTTCCAGAGATGAAGATATTCCCGGACTTCGTACCCTGGCCAAAACAATTCAGAAAAATGGCAGTAAAGCAATCGTGCAAATAAACCATGCCGGTAGCGGCACCACAGCGGAAGTAATTAAAACAACGCCCCTTGGGCCTTCTCCTGTTGCCAACCCCAGAAAGGGGACAATTCCAAGGGAGTTAGACGCAGCGGAAATCAAAAAGATAGTCGCTGATTTCCAAAAGGCAGCAGCCCGGGTTAAGGAGGCAGGTTTTGACGGTGTAGAAATTCATTCAGCCCACAGTTACCTATTGAACCAGTTTTTTTCCCCTATTACCAACAAACGTGAGGATGCCTATGGTGGTTCTTTGGACAACCGAATTAAGCTTCACCTGGAAGTCATTGCTGCCGTGAGAGAAGCGGTAGGAAGAGATTTCCCGTTATTTCTCCGCCTTGGCTGCTGCGATTATTTGGAAGGAGGAACAACCTTGGAAGACAGCAAAAGTGCGGCCCGGGAGTTTGCCAGGGCCGGAGTGGATGTGATTGATGTAAGCGGAGGTGTATTAGGCTATAACGTTCCTGGAAACACAGAGGAAGGTTACTTTACGCCGCTAAGCGAAGCCGTCAAAAAGGTGGTTGATATTCCCGTGATTGTCACCGGAGGAATAAAGACAGCCGCCAAAGCTAACCAGATCATTGCCGAAGGCAAAGCAGACCTGGTTGGGGTTGGACGGGCGCTGCTGCAGGACTCTTTATGGGCTAAAAAAGCCGTGGAATGCTTAAGGTAAATTGCCGGCGTTGCGATAGCTCCGCCGCTCTTTTGAATTGTATTTGGAAAACTTAAGCTATTTTTAATTTAAGCTTTACAAGTTCTTAACATTAAACATTTAAGATAAAGATGTGGACATAAAGACCTCCTCTCCACATATATCACAAACCCAGGAACCAAGACCTGGGTTTGTACTTTATTAGTTGGTGTGATTAAGTCCTGTTAAAGGGATGTGGAAACTGGCAATGGGTAATGATGAGTAAGGAGGAAGACCTATGGCCAAAATACTGGTAGTGGATGATGAGCAGGCTATTTTGGAATTGCTGATCTTCAACATTCAGCAGGCGGGTTATGAAGCTATGGCTGCAACTGATGGCTTTGCGGCGATTGATAAAGCATTGGAGGAAAAGCCGGATTTAATAGTTTTAGATATCATGTTGCCGGGGATTGACGGTTTTGAGGTGTGCCGCAGGATCAGGGCTGTTCCCAATTTACAGGAAATACCCATTATTTTTTTAAGTGCAAAAGCAGAAGAGTTTGATAAGGTAATTGGCTTAGAGTTGGGTGCAGATGATTATGTTACAAAGCCTTTCAGTCCGCGGGAGTTAGTAGCCAGAATCAAGGCCAACCTGCGGAGACTTGCTGCGGAGAAAGCTATGTTGGAACAGGAAGAAATACATATAGGCCCATTTATTATCAAGCCGCTTAATTATGAGGTATTAAAAGATGGAGTGGTATTAGATTTAAACCCTAAAGAATTTGAACTGTTCAAGGTATTAGTGAATAACAAAGGCAAAGTTTTAAAACGCAGCTATTTGCTGAACAAGATCTGGGGTTATGATGGCTATGCTGATCCCAGAACAGTAGATGTGCATATCTGCCGGCTGCGGCAGAAGATAGAAACAGACCCAGGCAACCCGGAATATATTGAAACTGTCAGGGGTTTGGGGTATCGTTTCAATAATAGAATTATTAAACAAGTTTCAGCGACCTTTTATAAGAGATAATTTCCTGGCAAAGTTGGTCTACTACATTAGGGTGAGTAACTAGCACGAAATCGTCTCACCTACATGACCGATAAAATCCTTAGGAGTACCATGAATAGTTATTCGAGCCAGTTCCACTTTGATTTCCGTGAGGGTATCCAATAATTTTTGTGCCGGGATGGTCCCTAAATAGCGACTGCCTTTCATAACGATTATATCATCGTAAAGTTTATTGTGCGGTCTGTTCCGGAAGTTTTGGGCCAATGCGGGTAGACTGATATCAGCCTCCACCTAAAAGGGTTAGCATCTATCAGCATACCTTGCTAAACCATAGAAAATGAGAGAACCCGCTGCTTAGAACCTCCTCTAACTAGCCCTTCAGGGCTTGTTTTTTTTACCGGTTGCTGTGTTTATATTATTTATTATTAATGATTCCCGGAGCTAACCTTTGTGCCCCAGGAAGCAATCGATTTAATCCGGTAGAATTTTCCTCAACTTGCCAAAAAGCTCTAGCTTCAATGGCTTTTTTAACATCACTGTAATGAAATATCAACCAGTTCTTAAAATTAAGCTTATATAATCAGACTTGTAAACAATAAAACATTTGCAAGGAGGCAGTATAAAAGAATGTGCAAGACAAGTAAAAAATCGAAACTGCTGGCTATGCTGGCACTGGTTCTCTTGGCGGTGGCTTTAGTGGCAGGTTGTGCCAACAGTGCCGACAATGTTCCAGAAGAAGGGGAGAATCAGAATCAAGCTGCAGAGACTGAAAATTTAAGCGGTTCCATTAATATCGCAGGTTCCACTTCTGTACAACCACTTTCTGAAGAATTAGGCCAAGCGTTCATGGAAGCAAACCCTGACGTGAAAATCAACGTGGCCGGCGGTGGGTCCAGCGCCGGAGTAAAAGCTGCCCAGGAAGGTACTGCTGATATCGGAGCTTCTTCCAGGGAATTAAAGGAGAGCGAAAAAGGAACCGTGAAAGAATTCATTATCGCTAAAGACGGAATTGCTGTAATCGTAAACCCTGCCAACGAAGTTGTTGACCTGAAAATGGAAGATATTAAGAAGATTTTTGCAGGCGAGATTACAAACTGGAAAGATGTTGGCGGTAAAGATGCTCCTATTAACGTCATCAGCAGGGAAGACGGATCCGGCACCAGGGGGGCATTTGAGGAGATAGTGTTGGTCGAGGCCAAATTAGTTGCCAATGCAACTATCCAGAACTCTACCGGTGCGGTTAAAAGCGCTGTAGCCAGCGATCCCAATGCCATCGGTTATGCTTCTTTAGGTTCAGTCCTTGGAGCCACTGATGTAAAAACGGTAAAAGTTGACGGGGTAGAAGCGACAGCCGAAAATGTGAAGAGCGGAAGCTTTAAAATCAGTCGTCCTTTCCTCTATCTGACCAAAAGTGACCCGCAAGGCCTTGTGAAGGCATATCTTGACTGGGTATTAAGTGAAGAAGGCCAGAAAATCGTTGCTGAAGAATATATTTCTGTAAAATAGTATATAATTACGCTGTTTCTCCCAGAGAGACTTTTTGCTAATTAATTGCAGAGAGTCTCTTATTTTTTCGTCGCTTACAAAAAATCCCGCTCAAAAAGTCAAAAATATGTACTTTTGCCAAAAGTAAGGTTATGCTATAGAAAAAAGGTTTTTAATAAACAGAGGTGGAAAGTGGTTCTAGGCATTGGCGTTGATATAATTGAAATTGAAAGGGTCAGGAATGCTTTGGAACGCAGGCCGGCTTTGGAGCAGCGGTTATTTACCCCGGCTGAAATAAAGTATTGCCGGCAAAAAGCCAATCCCTACCCCTCCTTGGCGGCCCGTTTTGCTGCCAAGGAAGCGGTATTGAAGGCTATGGGCGTAGGGCTGGGCAGCTGTACCTGGCATGATATTATTATAGAAGTAAATTCCAGCGGAGCCCCTGAGGTGAAACTGACGGGGCGGGCAGCCGCATTGGCAGCTTCGCTTGGAATTTCTAAATTTATGCTTAGTCTTTCTCATGCTAAATTAAATGCGGTGGCATATGTATTAGCACAATAGGGAGGGGAAGTTATGAAGCTTGTTACCGGGCAAGAAATGAAGCTTTTAGACCGACAAGCTATAGAATCCTATGGCATTCCAGGCATTGTTTTAATGGAAAATGCAGGGATGCGGGCAGTAGAAGCAATAGCTGATTTATTCCAGGGAGAATTGGCCGGCAAGCGGATTTTTATTTTTGCCGGTAAAGGCAATAACGGGGGAGACGGGTTCGTGATAGCCAGGCATCTGGTTAACGCAGGCGCAGATGTAAAGGTTTTTATGACCTGTCGCCCTGAAGAACTGCAGGGTGACGCTCAAATAAATTATGAAATATTGTTACAAATGCAGGTAAAGATACATACTATTTTTACTACTAAAGATTTGCAACGGGTTGATATAGCCCTTACTTATGGCGACCTCGTAGTTGACGCCCTTTTTGGTACAGGGTTTAAAGGTGCACTTAGCGGGGTTATCGCTGATTTAGTCAACCTGCTCAACTCCAGCGGCAAGCCCATCCTGGCAGTGGACATCCCTTCCGGGTTGGAAGCGGATACGGGACAGGTCAACGGACCCTGCGTTAGGGCAACCTGTACCGTCACCTTTGGTTTTCTAAAAGTGGGTTTATGCGTGGAACCTGGCGCCCAGTACACGGGTCAGCTCTGGCTGGGGGATATCTCCTTTCCCCGTAAACTGTACGATGAGGCAGCTGTAAACAAATTTCTCATTAACCACGAACAGGCAGCTGACTGGTTGCCCGCCAGGGACCCCGGCGGTCATAAGGGGACCTTTGGACATGTGCTGGTAGTCGGTGGTTCAGAAGGAATGACCGGCGCCGTAACTTTAGCCAGCCAGGCAGCGCTGCGTGCCGGTGCAGGTGTGGTTACCGCCGCTGTTCCCAGATCTCTTAATCAGATTATGGAAATAAAAACCACTGAGGTTATGACTAAACCCTTGCCTGAGACCGATGACCACACCATTTCGCCGGAAGCGC
This region of Zhaonella formicivorans genomic DNA includes:
- a CDS encoding GerMN domain-containing protein, producing the protein MSKRLIVIGLICITLLILAGCASLNSPKKESQEPHAIDSKPGGETISFTVFFGDEQATYLKGEERTVPKNGKPVAELMITELIQGPESPGLTATIPKETKLLSLEIANGIAYVDFSREIKTKHPGGSAGETMTIYSVVNTLTQLPEIEAVQFLIEGQKQEEIWGHFYTLEPIKADETLIAPKQ
- a CDS encoding nitrous oxide-stimulated promoter family protein; translation: MRVKHSRMLRENKTIEYMMQIYCSAHHGTNNGLCPHCTGLLKYASFRLGKCLYQEKKPTCAKCPVHCYKPGMREEIKAVMRFSGPRMLFKHPVLAVLHLLDGFRKVGK
- a CDS encoding methyl-accepting chemotaxis protein, whose translation is MFKKLKVSAKLNLLIGLSILGLIILWFSSYHTAITMNAETKEMMDINFNQVELLLQADRDLYQARVAEKTLLLSTSIQERKKQLEQIEENLQQSKERINKYAGLKTAAEEQKLVGEHFALRADWEKNLHEVLVLVEKGTPEDLQTAILLSKQSETAFSQAREKIDALTEIAENNTAQAVQENYRHYQQGQIRNAVAGLIISLLLLFISSQITSTLKKQVRQLVEHVTTASKGNLNLQIATWSQDELSLLAENFNSMLGNLREAFSRVIKGAQEVTMVSQDLRVITKEVGAGAEQVATAIEEMAKNGMKQRDLTVETSAAVEAMARNISEISKDITELNTTAVSVNQSTQEGKQALDEVLKQMQSIVQSAQLAGTSITRLEESSKGISSMIELITSIAEQTNLLALNAAIEAARAGDQGKGFAVVADEVRKLAEQSRAAASEIAGLVHKVQAETKEAVNSILSGEQETAAGAKLLRHAAGSFNLIEESIKHLTAKFAGIATAIKQVDVLAEQAAIATGNIASIIEQAAAGSEEITASAEEQSAAVQTIMSATEKLEQAAQSLQKATSFFKIA
- a CDS encoding NADH:flavin oxidoreductase, with product MAGLLSPLQIKGMKLSNRLVMPPMATTKAGENGEVSQELLHYYDEKCRGGYLGLVIIEHSFISPEGKASERQLSVSRDEDIPGLRTLAKTIQKNGSKAIVQINHAGSGTTAEVIKTTPLGPSPVANPRKGTIPRELDAAEIKKIVADFQKAAARVKEAGFDGVEIHSAHSYLLNQFFSPITNKREDAYGGSLDNRIKLHLEVIAAVREAVGRDFPLFLRLGCCDYLEGGTTLEDSKSAAREFARAGVDVIDVSGGVLGYNVPGNTEEGYFTPLSEAVKKVVDIPVIVTGGIKTAAKANQIIAEGKADLVGVGRALLQDSLWAKKAVECLR
- a CDS encoding response regulator transcription factor encodes the protein MAKILVVDDEQAILELLIFNIQQAGYEAMAATDGFAAIDKALEEKPDLIVLDIMLPGIDGFEVCRRIRAVPNLQEIPIIFLSAKAEEFDKVIGLELGADDYVTKPFSPRELVARIKANLRRLAAEKAMLEQEEIHIGPFIIKPLNYEVLKDGVVLDLNPKEFELFKVLVNNKGKVLKRSYLLNKIWGYDGYADPRTVDVHICRLRQKIETDPGNPEYIETVRGLGYRFNNRIIKQVSATFYKR
- a CDS encoding phosphate ABC transporter substrate-binding protein, with translation MCKTSKKSKLLAMLALVLLAVALVAGCANSADNVPEEGENQNQAAETENLSGSINIAGSTSVQPLSEELGQAFMEANPDVKINVAGGGSSAGVKAAQEGTADIGASSRELKESEKGTVKEFIIAKDGIAVIVNPANEVVDLKMEDIKKIFAGEITNWKDVGGKDAPINVISREDGSGTRGAFEEIVLVEAKLVANATIQNSTGAVKSAVASDPNAIGYASLGSVLGATDVKTVKVDGVEATAENVKSGSFKISRPFLYLTKSDPQGLVKAYLDWVLSEEGQKIVAEEYISVK
- a CDS encoding holo-ACP synthase; amino-acid sequence: MVLGIGVDIIEIERVRNALERRPALEQRLFTPAEIKYCRQKANPYPSLAARFAAKEAVLKAMGVGLGSCTWHDIIIEVNSSGAPEVKLTGRAAALAASLGISKFMLSLSHAKLNAVAYVLAQ
- a CDS encoding NAD(P)H-hydrate dehydratase, with the translated sequence MKLVTGQEMKLLDRQAIESYGIPGIVLMENAGMRAVEAIADLFQGELAGKRIFIFAGKGNNGGDGFVIARHLVNAGADVKVFMTCRPEELQGDAQINYEILLQMQVKIHTIFTTKDLQRVDIALTYGDLVVDALFGTGFKGALSGVIADLVNLLNSSGKPILAVDIPSGLEADTGQVNGPCVRATCTVTFGFLKVGLCVEPGAQYTGQLWLGDISFPRKLYDEAAVNKFLINHEQAADWLPARDPGGHKGTFGHVLVVGGSEGMTGAVTLASQAALRAGAGVVTAAVPRSLNQIMEIKTTEVMTKPLPETDDHTISPEALPGLLSLAKKMDAVVIGPGISRNPNTFSLVKNFLSKLTKPVVVDADGLSALAEEPGFISALQAPVVLTPHPGEMARLLGVSVKEVQADRLNLARSCAEKWKAVVVLKGAKTVVAAPDGTIYLNVTGNSGMGTAGSGDVLAGMVGSLLAQGLTPLEASACAVYCHGLAGDRGAESIGKMALTAGDLLGYLPQVLKELEDFKEIKRPVTRRRLIRIF